The Ascochyta rabiei chromosome 12, complete sequence DNA window CGGTAGGCCTGAGGGTAGAAGGGTTGCTGCCTGCAGCTTCGGGTGTCTGGATACCCATGTCTTTTTGCTGTGGAGAGTGTTCGCTGTTACTCTGTATTGAATAGTGCAGTCTTATGTATCGACAACCCTGAGCTCttggtggtagtggtggcAAGAGGGTGCGCAGTCGTGACGGAAAATATTGAGGAGGCGAACGCTCACAAAGCGCATGCGTTGCTACAAGCGCGAGCTGCGACAAGTCAGCGATCAAACCATACAAGACAAGGCGTTTGCAAGACGCAAGCTGAAAACGTGTTCGCGGTATGTTTGACAGAAGCCGCAAGCTCCCGCATGAACCAGCGAGACAGATCCGAGTCAGGCTTGCAAGGTGCGGTTGTACGCTTGATCAAGGTGTACCTTTTAGCATGTGCCCACGTCGATGGTAGAACTGGAGGATTTATCGGACGCAAGTCTTAGGGCTTGTGTGATGTTGACATAGTAGAGGGGAGGACAAAGAGGTCAGTTGTGCTAATTGAACACAACGACGTTTGCGGAAGCTTGATGAGACGGCTTCGTAACAGTGCAGCTTTGCAGGAAAAGCAAAGCGAAAACGAAACAGAGCCAAAGAAGACAGAAGCAGAGAGACAGACAGGCGGATACTACTGAAGGTAGCGGATAAGCTGCGGCAAGGTGTGAGACTGCTGCAAGGTGTGTTGCGGAATTCAAACAGCGTCTGACTCGTTCCTGGGGAGAGAGCTGTTTTGCAGGTTGTGAAAGAGGCTGAAGTCAGAGGGTCAGCCCTTGCATTACTTGGGAGAAGGAAAAAAGGAGAGAATGAGCAGCTGCTCAATGATTATGTCCTGGGCGTATCTTAACATGTGCAACAGCCAATACCAACATCCAATGCCCGGAGCCGATCGCCACAGCTACGACAGATGGCGCTGGGGCGTTCGCGACCCGTTGCTCGGAGCACCTCACCAGTGTGAAGCTGCGGAACAGGCCTTCCTGGCAACACACCGCCTGTTACCCGCGGTTCAACCACGGTCAGGATTGCTGCCGTCGTCGCGGAGCCGCAGTAGCGCTCGCTCGCCTGCTGCCAAAAGTCATGGTCGCAGCTGCTGAGCGGAGGGCGAGATGCAGGCATTCCATTCCGAGCAGCGCATGCGGTTAGCCGACATGGAGAACACAACCGAGATTGGCTGGCGGCGCCGTAACCGTCACCAGCAGCCTCACTTTCGTAAACCAGGGCGAGCAGTTCGGAGCAATTGCCCGCCAACCAATACGGCTGCATCTGATAACGAAAAGTAAAGCCAGGCGATGCGTGCAGCAGCTGACCGGTCCACAGTCTCGTCTATCGTCACGTTTGACGATTGCTTACGGAGGCTGGCACGCGTCGTACTCGTGTCCAGTGTTCTGGCTTCGACATGAGCATCGGCGTCAGCGGTCAGCCAAACTCCAGGAGATGTTGCGGTCAGTGTGTTCTTGTGTGTACGGAGTGTGAAACGTCAATGTTTCCCCTGGGCCAGTAAGGTACCGACGAACAGCCGTGCGATTGACATTGCCGATGATCTGGTCCAAGTGAGATCTGCCGTGCAGACAGAGCCGTGGTGGAGCTGGCGTCAGAGACTGCAGTTGTTAAAGGTAGAGCGACCTCTCACGTCCGGTGAGACGGGCGTCGTGTGAATAAGAGAGACTGCAGGTGGGATCATGCCGGTACCGAGAGCAAGGCTCGCAGGTCTTGTAGGAACTGGACTGGTCGGTGAGTAAGAGTGGTTCGAGGCACGGACGAAGAAGCAAAGGCCAGAAAACGGTACACAGATATATGTGTGGAGGGCTGAGGTTGCGTTTGAGGTTGAGGCGGCAGCGGATGTCTAAACGGCAGTCACGACTCCGCACGTTAGGCTGGGGCTTGCCTTGTTCCTGAGCTCGACAGCCTTGTATCGATTGGTTGCTTCATTCATATACACAAAGGCAAGATGTTTATCTCGATCGTAGCCCAGTCTTCCCACACGAGTCCAAATCCAAGTCCCCACGTGAAACAACCAATTGTTGACCTCGGAGTGGTACAGTCCATTCAAACCACCAGCCGCGCGATACATCACCTAAGACCAGGATCAATACGACTCTACCTCTGTGCAGTAAAGCATTCTGTCGCTCCCTGCACAGTACAGCCCTTCATTCTCACACCAAGCCAACCAACGAACCACTTTTCCTGTCTAACAATCCTGAGCAGACCTCCTAATTCTGACCGTGCAGGGCAGAGGAGACATGTTAGCAGAACCCCAGTGTAACGGTAACAGGCCACGGCCAGCAGTTGTCATGCGAACCGACTGCATCATAGAAGGCACGGTAGAAGTCGACGCTTTTTAAGAGCATCCAGGACTATTAAGAGAGCACAGCGAGTCGTGCATTAAGATATGTGTCATGAGAAAGCTAATGAGAACAATCTATCCCAACTGCGTCAGCAAGTGCAAGGAAGCGTCCCATGCGCCTGCAAGGCAAAGATAGCTTATTGGGCCGATTTGGAACCAAGGAAAGACATAAGTACTCGACAAGTACCGCAAAGTTTGGACACGGAGGGAGAACTTTGTAGAGAAAACGTTGAGATGAGGGCGAGGTAAGAGCTAGTGCGCAGTTGTCCCAATTTGGAGATATTCACATTGCCACGTGTGTATTTCATGTCGCACTGAGCATGTCGTTGCTTCCCAAAAGAGTTCCGCATGCAGATGACCAACGTGCGCCTCACTGCGTCCGTAAGGCCGCTTGTTCGAGAGTCGGTTCTTCTTCGTCCGGAGCTGGCGGGATGACTCCCAGAATGAAGGACGCCATCTAAGCCTCAATGTCCAGGTCGTCGCTCTTCTTGCCGCTGCGTCCCCGGCGAGGCTCAGCTTGGGGACTGCGGTCTTCGCGCTCGTCGTCGCTGCTGTTTGATGGGCTTTGTGGCCTGCTGTCGTTCAAGTTGCGGCGACTCCTGGCCATCTGCGCACGGTTAGTACTGGTTCTGCGACCGCGATCGCAAGGCACTCACCCATGCCCTCACACCACCGATCAAACCCAGGTTGTAACCAGCTGTGAACTCGGAGCTTCCTCTTTCTGCATTGCTTGCACGCGGAATGTCTAGATGACTAAGTCTCGACAGAGCAGACGGTGATCGGGCGTCCACGGCAGCCTGCTCCATGGCGTTCGAGTGTTCACGGGTAGGCGTCCTGGCTGGACTAGCTGGGCGACTCGATTGCCAGAACTGACGGAAGTCCTTTGTAAGTTCTTGCCCAGTAGTGGCCCAGTTGGCCTTGATGCTGTCGCGGAACTCCACCATGTTGCGCTTAAGATCGAGCTCGTTCTTCTTGAGCCATGAGACGTTGAGCTCCTTGCGCGACGTGCCACGCTTGAGCTGGCGGTCGATGTACTGGTCATAGTCGCGGACGATCCTAGATGGTGTCAGTGGCTGCTTGCGCACACCTGGCCTGGGGGACCCTTACTTGGTGATGATACCCGTTGTGCTCAGACCCTCGGTTCGCTGGGTAACAAGGAACATGCCCCTCTCTTTGATAGGTCCGTAGATGTCGTCGCCCTCATCGGCGCCGTAGGGAAGGTCGTCGTGGGCGACATAGTCGATCTTGTGCTTCTCGAGGAAGTCGGTTGTAACGATCCAAGGACAGTCAGGGATGACCTCGTCGACCCATTTGCAGTGTCGCACACTCTCGGCGCGTTCCCTCGCCGATAAGACAGTAAGGCCCTTGCGCTTGTGCGTCTCCGTGTCGCCCGTGACGCCGACTACGAGCTCGACCTGGGGATTGTTGGGAGCTAAGTGGGCAAAGGCGCTCTTGGCTTGCTGCAATGCGCGCATGTGACCGATGTGGAAGAGGTCAAAGACACCGTCTGCGTACACTCTGATGGGGCGGTCCAATGAGGGGGGATTCGTCTTGAACCCACCGGCGGGGTCCGTGAGACCGGCACCTGGGGGCGCCTCCATGCGCATTGTGCTGGCCTCACCATTCTCGCCGTTCTTGAGTATGTCGGCGGAGGAGCGCTTGCTCTTCTTGCTGATGCGctcgccgtcgtcgtcgtcgtcgtcgtcggcgtcgCTGTCGTCGTTGGGGGGTCCGGCGCGTCCGCGTTTTGTCGCGCCTGTCGATTCGGCCTGGCGCTCTTTCTTGGACGTGACTTGCTGCAGAACCGAATCTTTGACGCCCTCATTGGACGCGTCGCGAGACAATGGCTGCACCACATCCATGGCGTCTTTCTTGACCGAGCCAACGGTGTTGGACCTCTTGCGCTTAGGTGGCATGGATGTGCTGGCAGGAGCCGGGAAGAGAAAGCGCGGCAGTTATCGCTGCAGCGGGGACGGCAACGGCACGCGTGCGTTGAAGAGTGGTGGTGGACAGATGGATGGTCGAGTGCGTCCAAATCCTGAATCCTGGGGTTGTGGAGCTTGGGCGCTGATAAGCGTGCTGCGTGCTGCGTGCTGCGTGCTACCGGTGGCAGTGGAGCAATAGAGGGTGGCAGGGAGCCGCACTGGGTCGCTGCGACTAGAGGCTGTGAGAACGAGGAATGTCCGCGTGTTCCAGGGCCAGAGTATAGGGACGAGTTCAAGAGATGTTGACACGGTGCACGCGAGATGGCATCAGTTCATAATTTTGGAGCCCGTTCCCTGATCGAGTGCAGATCTCCCCAACGCGGCTATGACGTTGCAGCCACAGCCCGGTCGCTGCGTCCCTCACCAAGGCCGTTCGTTGATCGCCTTCACGTGCGCCTGTTCCCAACGCATGCGCAAGCTGGTGCTGGACGCAGCCGGTCGTCATTGTGGCTCCAGCTTGCACATGCATTCAAGTGTGAGCCTGGGGGTTGTCACCACGTCTCACATGGGGGCCTCTCCATGGCAGAGCTGGCGTTGGTGACACGGCAAGAGCCCCTGGATCCGGAGGCATTGACGGTCTGGTGCTCCTTTGCGTATTTCACAAATTTGTGCTACTACGTCGCCTTGTGTGCAAATGAGAGGCTGGTGAAGCTATCGTGGCTCCTCACGCCTTCAGAACTGCCTCATCAAGGGTCCACACGCGCACCTCACCCTCATCACCTGTGCTGACAATGACTTCCTCGCTGTCCCACCTCTTTCCCTTGTCCGCCCTCTTCGCCCACGTAACATGGTTGATCTCGAACACGTCGTGCGCCGAGTACATCTCTGCGACCACAACCCATTCAGTCACTGATGCCTCGGTGGATTCTGTCGCAGCAGCGCTAACACCATCCGCGCCCTCGACGCCCTCGACGCCCTCGACGCCCTCGACGCCTTCCATCGCCGTGCCGTTTACACTGCCGTTCGAACCCTGGCTCCTCCACCTCTCCCTGTACACGACAATCTTGCCATCACTCCCAGCACTGACGACAAGTCCGGTCGCGCGACTCCAGCTCACAGAGTAGATGGCACGGTCGTGAGCTCGTGGAAGCACGGCTTCTTGGTACCAGTCCTCGTCGATGGCTGCAGATCGGATGATCGATGGCATGCCGCTCTCCTGCCTCTGTCCCTCTCTTGGTTTCCGTCGCCAAATGCGCACTGTGCAGTCGTCTGCGCATGTCGCTAGTCTTGGCCCGCTCTGCTCCAAGGCTTCCACGTGCTGTGCTTGCGCTGCTGACAGTGCCTCTCTCTGCCTTCTGAAGTCATGTTTGGACATGGCAGGGCCCTCAAACTCAACCCACCAAACCGTCATCCCATGCCCCTCCACCATGGCGACCTGCACCCAATCATCCTGATCCTCCCTGTAGAATCTGACTGTATCGTCGTAACTGCTGCTCACCAGCAGGTCCTCCTCAGGATGCCACGCCACGCACTTGACGTCACCGTCATGCTCCTGCAGCACCGCGACCGTCTCAAAGTTGTCGTCCTCCAGCTCCTCCCATATCCACACGCTCTTGTCGCGCGAGCAGGTGGCAAGATACTGGCCGCTCGGACTCCACGTGAGCGACTTGATTTCTGATTCGTGCCCGTCGAGGATGCAAGAGAATTGGTACTCCTCCGCGTCTTCGCTCTCTTCGTCGCCAATCTCACGGCCGACTTCATGCTCGAGGCGGTCGCCGTCTTCCTTGCGCCAGATGCCTGCGCTGGAGTCGAAAGAGCCTGTCGCCAGGACGCTCTGTCCCTGTGTGTGCGGCTTCCAGCTGCAGCTCCGGACAGAGCGCTTGTGGCCTCCTGTGATGGCGTGGAGCAGCGTGAACGACGTCAGGCTATAGACGCGCACGCTGCGGTCAGAGCAGGCGGTGGCGACAATCGGTTGCGTCGGGTGGGGCGCGGTCTGCCATGTCCGCGAGTTGGACGGCGGCGAAAGAGTCGAAAGATGTGTGAGCGTGGGCGTCGTAGTGGTCATGCTTAGGGTTGGGCGCTCCGCTGCAGGCGGATCGAGGCCGTGGGGGTCTACACGAGCTTAGATGCGGCGGACGCTGGCTCGCACGAGGGCCAAAGTATAGCGCGTTGCAGAGCCACAGGCCACGCCAGGATACACAAGTAGACAAGACGCAATTGGGCGATGTCGTGAAGCTTTGCCATGTCGCGGGGCAGGTGCCTGATAAAAGTCCGGAAGCGCGTCATTGGCTAAGCGGCCCCGCGGCAGGGATGTCTACGTGCGCTATCCATCTATCCTATCGCGCATTTCCAGCATCACTCCCAAACTCAAGTCTCAAGACCGATACCACAAACGACATCTTGCCTGCTTCCCAATCTGTCTCGTATACACGTTATGCGTCGAGCAGCTAACTACAATACATCGTTTATAAACATGATTCCATCCGTACGCCCCCACGACAGTGTTTGCGCCAGATGATGTATGGGTATTCGTTCCAAAGTACACAAAACGCCAGCCATGCTTGTTTTGGGAATAAACCATGTCCAAGTCCGTCTATCTTCTTCCATGTCCGAGTCCGTCTATCTTCTTCCATGTCCGAGTCCGTCTATCTTCTACCATGTCCAAGTCCGTCTATCTTCTTCCATAGTACAGGTCCTTTGGTGATGCCCTGGTAGCATGCGGGTCGCGGAACGCGGTCGTGATGGACATCAGTCTGTCAGCCAGCGTCTGCTGCTCTGTATCGGCAACACCGGCTTCGGATCTGACGCCCATGTCTCGCATCTCTATCGTGGCCTCTCCGCTCTTCGACTCATCGTGGGTGATCTGCTGGGTCGACGTCACCATGATGCCTCCCCACGGGTGACTGCTGCTCGCATCCGCGCACGGTGACGCCGAGTTCACCAAGCCCTTCTCAGAAATAGAGTCGGGCTGGAGGGTCATGTCGGAAGTCGTTGACCGGTACGGACGTAGCTTGAGGTGCCATTTGCTGCTGCGCTGGGTGGCTTCCTTGGGGATGGAAGGAGTCTGTGTAAGCATGGCGAACTCTTTGTGGTTCCTGATCGCTAGGATCTGATGGTCTGGAGAGCCGGGGTATGACCTGAGATAGGTCTGGAAAACAGACATGGGAATGCACTTCAAAGTCAGACTCTGAAGGGACTGGATGTAGATCTCCTTGATACCACAGAAAGCAAACACTGTCGCTGGGCTTCGCTCCTTTTGGCCACCCATGCCATGAGCGATGTCCAGTTGCTTTGCGGAGAAGATGGCACTGTGCAGTGCCGACTCGGGTGCATGCTGCAAGAGGTCGAGCAAAGAATAACGGAATCCTTCCAAGAACTCATCCTCACCTTCGGTCACCGTGTCGCTACGTTGCCCTGTGCGTGCAAGGCATTCGTCAAGTGATAGGCCGTTGAAGCCTGCCAGAAGCTTCAGTTCCCTTGCAGAGAGTTCCCTGTCCGTCATCTTAACCATTGGCAGCCCGTCCGGGTTTGCTCGGGGTACAATGACGTCCAGGCCTCGCATGCCTGGTGCAGGTTGTAGAAGGAACGATGCAAGGTACGTTCCACTTGTCGGGATGGAAGGCATCCTCTCCGTGTACGCATGCCAACGATCGACCATGTCGTGCAGATCATCCCGAGAGACCTGCAAACTACGGGCAAGGTTGTCGCCGACCTGGTCAACGTTGGCGAAGTGGTAACCGAGGTTCTGCAGACGTTTCACTTCGCTCAAATCGGCCTTCTTTGTCAAGACCAACATTTGT harbors:
- a CDS encoding Cytosolic iron-sulfur protein assembly protein, which encodes MTTTTPTLTHLSTLSPPSNSRTWQTAPHPTQPIVATACSDRSVRVYSLTSFTLLHAITGGHKRSVRSCSWKPHTQGQSVLATGSFDSSAGIWRKEDGDRLEHEVGREIGDEESEDAEEYQFSCILDGHESEIKSLTWSPSGQYLATCSRDKSVWIWEELEDDNFETVAVLQEHDGDVKCVAWHPEEDLLVSSSYDDTVRFYREDQDDWVQVAMVEGHGMTVWWVEFEGPAMSKHDFRRQREALSAAQAQHVEALEQSGPRLATCADDCTVRIWRRKPREGQRQESGMPSIIRSAAIDEDWYQEAVLPRAHDRAIYSVSWSRATGLVVSAGSDGKIVVYRERWRSQGSNGSVNGTAMEGVEGVEGVEGVEGADGVSAAATESTEASVTEWVVVAEMYSAHDVFEINHVTWAKRADKGKRWDSEEVIVSTGDEGEVRVWTLDEAVLKA
- a CDS encoding Choline-phosphate cytidylyltransferase, translating into MPPKRKRSNTVGSVKKDAMDVVQPLSRDASNEGVKDSVLQQVTSKKERQAESTGATKRGRAGPPNDDSDADDDDDDDGERISKKSKRSSADILKNGENGEASTMRMEAPPGAGLTDPAGGFKTNPPSLDRPIRVYADGVFDLFHIGHMRALQQAKSAFAHLAPNNPQVELVVGVTGDTETHKRKGLTVLSARERAESVRHCKWVDEVIPDCPWIVTTDFLEKHKIDYVAHDDLPYGADEGDDIYGPIKERGMFLVTQRTEGLSTTGIITKIVRDYDQYIDRQLKRGTSRKELNVSWLKKNELDLKRNMVEFRDSIKANWATTGQELTKDFRQFWQSSRPASPARTPTREHSNAMEQAAVDARSPSALSRLSHLDIPRASNAERGSSEFTAGYNLGLIGGVRAWMARSRRNLNDSRPQSPSNSSDDEREDRSPQAEPRRGRSGKKSDDLDIEA